In a genomic window of Nitrospira sp. ND1:
- the sppA gene encoding signal peptide peptidase SppA, with amino-acid sequence MHRSLPDVDLSAVANDLQLNARPHLRRLDMNRKVGQALSPWHLCTAVAVLVLALMQAACVTINLPPGPGALEEHKVSGTGKDKVLLMDVSGVISSENKDGFYSSPGMLATVKEELERATKDERIKAVVLRINSPGGTVTASDIIYHELKSFKTSRKIPIVASIMDVGASGGYYIAAAADTVLAHPSTVTGSIGVIMLTVNARGLLEKVGVETNAVTSGPRKDMGSPFRAMLPEERAIFQGVIDGFYQRFLQVVQDGRPNMNGETIRKLADGRIYSGEQAKASGLVDDIGYLEDAIELAKKKAGLTEARVVTYRRPGEYQNNVYSRLVAPAPSLASLANIDVLSVVRGGSPQFMYLWMP; translated from the coding sequence ATGCATAGGAGCCTGCCCGACGTTGACCTGTCTGCTGTGGCGAACGATCTGCAGCTAAATGCGAGGCCGCATCTTCGTCGCCTCGACATGAACCGCAAAGTCGGACAGGCCCTCAGCCCTTGGCATCTCTGTACCGCGGTTGCCGTGCTTGTCCTGGCCTTGATGCAGGCTGCCTGTGTCACGATCAATCTGCCGCCGGGACCGGGCGCGCTTGAAGAGCATAAAGTCAGCGGGACGGGCAAAGACAAAGTCCTGCTGATGGACGTGTCGGGTGTGATCAGCTCCGAAAATAAGGACGGGTTTTATTCCTCACCCGGCATGCTCGCGACCGTGAAAGAAGAGCTGGAGCGGGCCACGAAGGATGAGCGCATCAAGGCCGTCGTGCTCCGGATCAACAGTCCGGGCGGCACCGTCACGGCCTCCGACATCATTTATCACGAACTCAAGTCGTTCAAGACCAGCCGGAAGATTCCGATTGTGGCCTCCATCATGGATGTGGGCGCCTCCGGCGGGTACTACATTGCGGCTGCAGCCGATACCGTGCTCGCTCATCCGTCGACCGTCACCGGCAGCATCGGTGTGATCATGTTGACCGTCAATGCCAGAGGGCTGCTCGAAAAGGTCGGCGTGGAGACCAACGCCGTCACCTCCGGACCGCGCAAAGATATGGGCTCGCCCTTCCGGGCGATGCTGCCGGAGGAACGCGCGATATTCCAAGGCGTCATCGACGGCTTCTACCAGCGATTCCTCCAGGTCGTGCAGGACGGTCGCCCGAACATGAACGGCGAGACCATCAGGAAGCTGGCCGACGGCCGGATCTATTCCGGCGAGCAGGCGAAAGCCTCCGGGCTGGTCGATGACATCGGATATCTCGAGGACGCCATCGAGCTGGCGAAAAAGAAAGCCGGCCTGACGGAAGCGCGAGTGGTGACCTATCGCAGACCGGGCGAATACCAGAACAATGTCTACTCGCGCTTGGTGGCGCCGGCGCCGAGCCTGGCCAGTCTGGCGAACATCGATGTGCTCTCGGTCGTGCGAGGCGGGTCTCCGCAGTTCATGTATCTGTGGATGCCCTGA
- a CDS encoding efflux RND transporter periplasmic adaptor subunit yields the protein MKQLLCQLSLILVGLTLTGCTRPDPPAPSSKTVQPPVVASRQPDIQSMLIETPPSLPALTLSARVTYAEDGFSRISSPLQGPVLDVRVKLGQAVKAGDILMVIDAADIATAYAAYVEEISELGLAERNYELTKDLYDAQAMSLKDLEHAENDLNRERAEFKQAKGRLLSLRVPAAELSKPLAQQQITSRFELRSPLTGTVVERNVTPGQIVGPASDTPLFTVANLDRLQVVADVYEHDLSGIRVGAVAPMTVEAYPGIEFPATISVIGDVVDPATRTIKIRASVSNVDRRLKPEMFARVTIAGHTMRPKIVIPKQAILERSGKQWVVVQHDAGRLEERAINIDSVIGNQVTIREGLTTGERILLTPSTTNHLAAGDTSAGGA from the coding sequence ATGAAACAACTGCTCTGCCAACTGTCGCTCATTCTTGTCGGCCTGACGTTGACTGGCTGTACGCGGCCTGATCCACCCGCCCCGTCGTCGAAAACCGTTCAACCGCCGGTCGTCGCCAGCCGCCAACCTGATATTCAATCGATGCTGATCGAAACTCCGCCCTCGCTTCCGGCCTTGACCCTGTCGGCCAGAGTGACCTATGCCGAGGATGGGTTTTCCAGAATCTCATCCCCTCTCCAGGGACCGGTGCTGGATGTGCGGGTAAAACTCGGCCAAGCCGTCAAAGCCGGCGACATCTTGATGGTCATCGATGCGGCCGACATCGCCACCGCCTACGCCGCCTATGTCGAGGAGATATCCGAGCTGGGACTGGCCGAACGCAACTACGAATTGACGAAGGACCTGTACGACGCCCAAGCCATGTCCCTGAAGGATCTGGAACATGCGGAGAACGATCTGAACCGGGAACGGGCTGAATTCAAGCAGGCGAAAGGACGGCTCCTGTCTCTGCGCGTGCCGGCGGCCGAACTCAGCAAGCCGCTTGCGCAACAACAAATCACGTCACGGTTCGAACTGCGCAGCCCGTTGACGGGAACCGTGGTCGAGCGCAATGTGACACCGGGACAAATTGTAGGCCCTGCTTCGGACACGCCGTTGTTTACCGTCGCCAATCTCGACCGTTTGCAGGTCGTCGCGGATGTGTATGAACATGACCTCTCGGGGATTCGTGTCGGAGCGGTCGCGCCCATGACCGTCGAGGCCTACCCTGGCATCGAGTTTCCCGCCACGATCAGCGTGATCGGCGATGTGGTCGATCCGGCCACGCGCACCATTAAAATTCGCGCGTCCGTGTCGAACGTGGATCGTCGCCTGAAACCGGAAATGTTTGCACGAGTGACCATCGCGGGCCACACCATGCGCCCGAAGATTGTCATCCCGAAACAGGCGATCCTTGAACGCTCCGGCAAACAATGGGTGGTGGTGCAGCATGACGCCGGCCGGCTTGAGGAACGCGCCATCAATATCGACAGCGTGATCGGTAATCAGGTGACGATTCGAGAGGGGCTGACGACCGGCGAACGAATCTTGCTCACGCCGTCGACCACCAATCACCTCGCGGCTGGCGACACCTCAGCCGGTGGAGCGTAG
- the carA gene encoding glutamine-hydrolyzing carbamoyl-phosphate synthase small subunit, translating to MKKAILALADGTWFEGRALGAEGETGGEVVFNTAMTGYQEVLTDPSYRGQIVTMTCPHIGNYGVTPEDIESTRIWAEGFVVKESSRLASNWRSKATLQEYLQAANIVAIEGIDTRALTTHLREKGAQPGVISHIDLDPRRLADKARKAPSIIGRDLAATVTCERRYTWTAGTGDWAPKLTMPEPGAAQAARKTWRVVAYDFGVKQNILRRLVDVGCEVTVVPASTPAKDVLALNPQGLFLSNGPGDPEGVPYAMDALRELIGRLPIFGICLGHQLLGLALGFSTYKLKFGHHGANHPVIDLRTRKVEITSQNHNFAVRFPIGAPAQGQAMPIVDTPFGRVQLTHTSLNDGSVEGMMCLDRPVFSVQYHPEAAPGPHDSAYLFEQFVALMETHYA from the coding sequence TTGAAGAAAGCGATTCTTGCGCTCGCCGACGGCACCTGGTTCGAAGGACGGGCCCTCGGCGCAGAAGGGGAGACCGGAGGCGAAGTCGTGTTCAACACGGCCATGACCGGCTATCAGGAAGTGTTGACCGATCCCTCCTACCGGGGACAGATCGTGACCATGACCTGTCCTCACATCGGCAACTACGGCGTGACACCGGAAGACATCGAGTCCACCCGGATCTGGGCGGAAGGATTCGTCGTCAAGGAGTCCAGCCGCCTGGCGAGCAACTGGCGCAGCAAGGCTACGCTTCAGGAATATTTGCAGGCCGCGAACATCGTGGCGATCGAGGGCATCGATACCAGAGCCCTCACCACACATCTGCGGGAGAAGGGCGCCCAGCCGGGCGTGATTTCCCACATCGATCTCGATCCGCGTCGCCTCGCCGACAAGGCGCGGAAGGCGCCGAGCATCATCGGACGGGATCTGGCCGCCACGGTGACCTGCGAGCGACGCTACACCTGGACAGCCGGAACCGGCGACTGGGCGCCGAAGCTGACGATGCCCGAGCCCGGCGCCGCGCAGGCAGCCCGAAAAACCTGGCGTGTGGTGGCCTATGATTTCGGCGTCAAACAGAACATTCTCCGGCGGCTCGTCGATGTCGGCTGCGAGGTCACCGTGGTGCCCGCATCCACCCCGGCGAAGGACGTGCTGGCGCTCAATCCTCAGGGATTGTTCCTCTCGAACGGCCCAGGGGACCCGGAAGGGGTGCCTTATGCCATGGACGCGCTTCGGGAACTGATCGGCCGGTTGCCGATTTTCGGCATCTGTTTAGGTCACCAATTGCTCGGCCTGGCGCTTGGCTTCTCCACCTACAAACTGAAGTTCGGCCATCATGGCGCCAATCACCCGGTCATCGACCTCCGGACAAGAAAGGTCGAGATCACCTCACAGAATCATAACTTCGCCGTGCGCTTTCCGATCGGGGCACCGGCGCAAGGACAGGCCATGCCGATTGTGGACACGCCGTTCGGGCGCGTGCAGTTGACCCATACCAGTCTCAACGATGGATCGGTGGAAGGGATGATGTGTCTGGACCGCCCGGTTTTCTCGGTCCAGTATCACCCTGAAGCGGCACCGGGCCCGCACGACTCGGCCTATCTCTTCGAACAATTTGTCGCGTTGATGGAGACACATTATGCATAG
- a CDS encoding S-adenosyl-l-methionine hydroxide adenosyltransferase family protein codes for MPVTIPLITLLTDFGERDYFVASMKGVILNINPQSRIVDLSHQVTPHDVADAAYLLKSCYRYFPDGTIHVAVVDPGVGGTRRPLLVSSSRYVFIGPDNGLFTHIYEEEQSVEVRQIENRQYRLDSDGATFDGRDLFAPAAAWLTKGQPIGSFGRLVPNYERLPIAEPAWDKHVMAGHILYIDRFGNLISNLTAYHLKEVRGLTKRPEPYIRIGGITIDGMVRSYAEGSPDTPQALINSNGYVEVFLKEGRAADRLKVDRGQRIELC; via the coding sequence ATGCCGGTAACGATCCCGCTCATCACGCTGCTGACGGATTTCGGCGAGCGCGACTATTTCGTCGCCAGCATGAAGGGCGTCATCCTCAACATCAATCCCCAGTCCCGGATCGTGGATCTTTCCCATCAGGTCACGCCGCACGATGTGGCGGATGCCGCGTACCTTCTCAAGTCCTGTTATCGCTATTTCCCGGACGGAACGATCCATGTGGCCGTCGTGGATCCCGGCGTCGGCGGCACCAGGCGGCCGCTGCTCGTGTCGTCGTCGCGCTATGTCTTCATCGGACCGGACAACGGTCTGTTCACCCACATCTATGAGGAAGAACAGAGCGTCGAAGTGCGACAGATTGAGAACCGTCAGTATCGATTGGACTCCGACGGGGCGACGTTCGATGGGCGCGATCTCTTCGCGCCGGCAGCCGCCTGGTTGACCAAAGGCCAACCGATAGGCTCGTTCGGGCGACTCGTGCCGAACTACGAACGCCTCCCGATTGCGGAACCGGCATGGGACAAACATGTGATGGCGGGACACATTCTCTACATCGATCGGTTCGGCAATCTGATCTCCAATCTCACGGCCTACCACCTCAAGGAAGTGCGTGGTCTGACCAAACGCCCCGAGCCCTATATCCGCATCGGCGGGATCACAATCGACGGGATGGTGCGAAGTTACGCGGAGGGTTCGCCCGATACCCCCCAGGCCCTGATCAACAGCAACGGATATGTGGAAGTATTTCTGAAGGAAGGACGCGCTGCCGACCGCTTGAAGGTCGACCGCGGCCAGCGGATCGAACTCTGCTGA
- the bioA gene encoding adenosylmethionine--8-amino-7-oxononanoate transaminase has protein sequence MTRPSKRLPLAAWDHAYLWHPFTQMQEWEQEEPLIIHKGKGSYLIDTEGRKYLDGTSSIWVNIHGHRHPRLDRALTTQLGQIAHSTFLGLSNPPAISLARELIRLAPKGLRRVFYSDNGSTAVEVALKMAVQYWQQRQPSVGPKNSFLHLKLAYHGDTVGAVSVGNIELFHARFKALLFPTLEVDPPYCYRCPLRLTYPACRMACIDPLESLLKARHRELAGVILEPLVQAAAGMLTAPPGYLTRVRELCTKYNVLLIADEVATGFGRTGKMFACQHEGVTPDLMAISKGMTGGYMPLAATLATEEIYRAFLGRYDEWKTFFHGHSYTGNPLGCAVALANLDIFRREKTLLHVRKQTKLLTRLLRPMTSLSHVGEIRQCGLMVGIELVQDRTTRTPYPLEMRIGHRVAQACRKGGLLMRPLGNVIALVPPLSTSPQELTEMVAILHSAIVDVTEGSASPA, from the coding sequence ATGACTCGACCATCCAAGCGCCTTCCACTTGCCGCCTGGGACCATGCCTATCTGTGGCATCCGTTTACGCAGATGCAGGAATGGGAGCAGGAGGAGCCCCTGATCATCCACAAGGGCAAAGGTTCCTACCTCATCGATACGGAGGGCCGAAAGTATCTCGACGGCACGTCGTCCATCTGGGTCAATATTCACGGTCACCGGCATCCGCGATTGGATCGCGCCCTCACGACGCAGCTTGGGCAGATCGCGCACTCCACGTTTCTCGGCCTGTCCAATCCGCCGGCCATTAGTCTCGCGCGGGAATTGATCCGTCTCGCGCCCAAGGGACTTCGACGGGTGTTTTATTCCGACAACGGCTCCACGGCGGTCGAAGTGGCACTGAAGATGGCGGTGCAATACTGGCAACAGCGGCAGCCGTCCGTAGGACCCAAGAACTCCTTTCTTCATTTGAAACTGGCCTACCACGGGGACACGGTTGGTGCCGTCAGCGTGGGGAACATCGAGCTCTTTCATGCGCGGTTTAAAGCCCTCCTGTTTCCGACGCTCGAGGTGGATCCGCCCTATTGTTATCGTTGTCCGCTGCGCCTGACGTATCCCGCTTGTCGCATGGCCTGCATCGATCCGCTGGAGTCGCTGTTGAAGGCCCGTCATCGCGAACTGGCCGGGGTCATTCTCGAACCGCTCGTGCAAGCGGCGGCGGGGATGTTGACCGCGCCGCCCGGATACCTCACCCGCGTGCGTGAGCTGTGCACGAAGTACAACGTGTTGTTGATTGCGGATGAAGTGGCGACCGGCTTCGGTCGCACGGGCAAAATGTTCGCCTGTCAGCATGAAGGTGTGACGCCGGATCTCATGGCGATCAGCAAGGGCATGACCGGCGGATACATGCCTTTGGCAGCCACCCTGGCGACGGAGGAGATTTATCGCGCCTTCTTGGGACGGTATGACGAATGGAAAACGTTCTTCCATGGGCATAGTTACACGGGCAATCCGCTGGGCTGCGCCGTGGCCCTGGCCAACCTCGACATCTTTCGTCGCGAGAAGACGCTCCTGCACGTTCGAAAGCAGACCAAATTGCTCACGCGTCTGCTGCGTCCGATGACCTCGCTGAGTCATGTGGGCGAGATACGGCAATGTGGTTTGATGGTCGGAATCGAATTGGTGCAGGATCGCACGACGCGCACTCCCTATCCGCTTGAAATGCGTATCGGCCATCGCGTGGCCCAGGCCTGCCGGAAAGGCGGGCTTCTGATGAGACCCCTCGGCAACGTCATCGCACTGGTCCCTCCCCTCTCTACGAGCCCTCAGGAATTGACTGAGATGGTGGCAATTTTGCACAGCGCCATCGTTGATGTGACCGAAGGCAGTGCATCTCCGGCGTAG
- the greA gene encoding transcription elongation factor GreA — MPTPITRKGYEALKAELDRLHKVERPRVIEAIAEARAHGDLSENAEYDAAKERQGFIEARLAELKGKLADCRIIDIAGRTSETVVFGATVVLIEQEAQAKKQYTLVGQDEADLKFSRISVQSPVGRALIGKRVGDMVEVTTPAKVVEYEVMEIRFEEL, encoded by the coding sequence ATGCCGACACCGATTACGAGAAAAGGATACGAAGCGCTGAAAGCCGAATTGGACCGACTGCACAAGGTCGAACGACCGCGGGTGATCGAGGCCATTGCGGAAGCTCGTGCGCATGGCGACCTCAGCGAAAATGCAGAATATGACGCGGCCAAGGAACGCCAGGGCTTTATCGAAGCGCGGCTGGCCGAGCTGAAGGGCAAACTGGCCGACTGCCGGATCATCGACATTGCGGGGCGCACCAGCGAAACGGTCGTGTTCGGCGCCACCGTGGTGCTGATCGAGCAGGAGGCGCAAGCCAAAAAACAATATACCCTCGTGGGGCAGGATGAGGCCGATTTAAAATTTTCCCGCATCTCCGTCCAGTCGCCCGTCGGACGCGCCCTCATCGGCAAGCGGGTAGGGGACATGGTGGAAGTCACCACGCCCGCGAAGGTCGTCGAGTACGAAGTAATGGAAATCCGTTTCGAAGAATTATAG
- the carB gene encoding carbamoyl-phosphate synthase large subunit, with protein sequence MPRRTDIRSILLIGSGPIVIGQACEFDYSGTQACKALKEEGYRVILINSNPATIMTDPDFADRTYIEPITLDVVEKVIECERPDALLPTMGGQTALNTAIGLAKRGVLEKYGVRLIGASIAAIHKAEDRDAFRQAMWKIGLRVPDSGVATSLAEAERELERIRFPAIVRPSFTMGGTGGNIAYNIEEFRTQVEWGLSMSPVRQVLIEQSVIGWKEFELEVMRDLKDNVVIICPIENLDPMGVHTGDSITVAPALTLTDKEYQMLRDAAVRIIREIGVDTGGANIQFGLNPVNGEMVVIEMNPRVSRSSALASKATGFPIAKIAAKLAVGYTLDEITNDITGVTKASFEPTIDYVVVKIPRFAFQKFPGADPTLTTQMKSVGEVMAIGRTFKESLQKAIRSMEVDQFGFSSKMGLDLAVPPGLDREEAMEQVRKSVRTPLPDRLWRLADGMRLGMPNQELFALTKIDPWFLEQIRELIDFEARLVAERATLGATGLRPDLLIEAKELGFSDQRLAQLLGVEQQTVRGWRRTLSQGAQPRSVTYKRVDTCAAEFEAHTPYLYSTYERECEARPTDKKKVVILGGGPNRIGQGIEFDYCCVHAAMALREEQIETIMVNCNPETVSTDYDTSDRLYFEPLTEEDVLNIVEREQPMGVVLQFGGQTPLKLALSLSRAGVRILGTSPDAIDRAEDRARFRELLDKLGLRQAESGMAHSVEEALTIAAEITYPVMVRPSYVLGGRSMQIVYDEAGLLHYMNTAVKASEKHPVLIDKYLRDAIEIDADAISDGTTVVVAGIMEHIEEAGVHSGDSACSLPPYTLDATIIEEIRRQMTALALELGVIGLMNAQFAVKDRTIYVLEVNPRGSRTVPFVSKAIGIPLAKLAMKVMVGKSLQQLNFTTAPTPTHLSVKEAVFPFTKFAGVDVLLGPEMKSTGEVMGIDSDFGWAFVKSQAGAGAILPTSGTAFLSVKSEDRAGAFDVARRLVALGFRITATSGTALYLSEQGLCVDVVNKVQEGRPHIVDHIKNGEVALVVNTVRTASAQTDSLSIRREALHKGVPYYTTMRGALAAVMGIEALLKKGLAIRALQEYHRVH encoded by the coding sequence GTGCCACGACGGACAGACATCCGCTCCATTCTTCTGATCGGTTCCGGCCCCATCGTCATCGGGCAGGCGTGTGAATTCGACTATTCAGGCACGCAGGCCTGCAAGGCCCTCAAGGAAGAGGGCTACCGCGTGATCCTGATCAACAGCAATCCGGCGACGATCATGACCGACCCGGATTTTGCGGACCGCACGTATATCGAACCGATCACGCTGGACGTGGTCGAGAAGGTCATCGAATGCGAACGGCCCGATGCGCTCCTCCCCACCATGGGTGGACAGACGGCGTTGAACACCGCCATCGGTCTGGCCAAGCGTGGTGTCCTCGAAAAATACGGCGTCAGATTGATCGGCGCGTCGATCGCGGCCATCCATAAGGCCGAGGATCGCGATGCCTTCCGACAGGCCATGTGGAAAATCGGCCTGCGGGTACCCGACAGCGGTGTGGCAACCTCCCTGGCCGAGGCCGAGCGTGAACTGGAACGGATCCGCTTCCCGGCGATCGTGCGACCGTCGTTTACCATGGGCGGCACCGGCGGCAATATCGCCTACAACATTGAAGAATTCCGGACGCAGGTGGAATGGGGCCTGTCCATGAGCCCGGTCCGCCAGGTACTCATCGAGCAGTCCGTCATCGGATGGAAAGAGTTCGAACTCGAAGTGATGCGCGACCTGAAGGACAACGTGGTCATCATCTGCCCGATCGAGAATCTCGACCCGATGGGGGTGCACACCGGCGACAGTATTACGGTGGCCCCGGCCCTCACCTTGACCGACAAAGAATATCAAATGCTGCGCGATGCGGCCGTGCGCATCATTCGTGAGATCGGCGTCGACACCGGCGGAGCCAACATCCAGTTCGGCCTGAACCCGGTCAACGGCGAAATGGTCGTCATCGAGATGAATCCGCGCGTCTCCAGAAGCTCGGCCCTGGCGTCGAAAGCGACGGGATTTCCCATCGCCAAGATCGCCGCCAAGCTGGCCGTCGGGTACACCCTCGACGAAATCACGAACGACATCACCGGTGTGACGAAGGCCTCGTTCGAGCCGACCATCGATTACGTCGTCGTCAAGATTCCACGCTTTGCCTTTCAGAAATTCCCCGGAGCCGATCCCACGTTGACCACACAGATGAAGTCGGTGGGCGAAGTGATGGCCATCGGACGCACCTTCAAGGAATCGCTGCAGAAAGCGATCCGGTCCATGGAAGTCGATCAATTCGGATTCAGCTCGAAGATGGGGCTGGATCTCGCGGTGCCGCCCGGCCTCGACCGGGAAGAGGCCATGGAGCAGGTCCGCAAGTCGGTGCGCACTCCGCTACCCGACCGGCTGTGGCGGCTGGCCGACGGCATGCGCCTCGGCATGCCCAATCAGGAATTATTCGCGCTCACCAAGATCGACCCCTGGTTTCTGGAGCAGATTCGTGAACTGATCGACTTCGAGGCCCGACTCGTCGCGGAACGGGCGACACTCGGCGCCACAGGTCTGCGGCCTGATCTTCTGATCGAGGCGAAGGAACTGGGATTCTCCGACCAGCGCCTGGCTCAACTCCTGGGAGTGGAACAACAAACCGTTCGCGGCTGGCGGCGGACACTGAGCCAAGGGGCTCAGCCGCGGAGCGTGACGTACAAGCGGGTCGATACTTGTGCGGCCGAATTTGAAGCCCATACGCCATATCTCTACTCGACCTACGAGCGGGAATGTGAAGCCCGGCCGACCGACAAAAAGAAAGTCGTCATTCTCGGCGGCGGACCGAACCGGATCGGGCAGGGGATCGAGTTCGACTACTGCTGTGTGCACGCCGCCATGGCCCTGCGGGAAGAGCAGATTGAAACCATCATGGTCAACTGCAATCCGGAAACGGTCAGCACGGATTATGACACCTCCGACCGTCTCTACTTCGAGCCGTTGACGGAAGAAGACGTGCTGAACATCGTGGAGCGGGAACAGCCGATGGGTGTGGTCCTGCAATTCGGAGGACAGACACCCTTGAAACTGGCGCTCTCCCTGTCCCGCGCCGGGGTCAGGATTCTCGGCACCAGTCCGGATGCGATCGACCGGGCGGAGGATCGCGCCCGCTTCCGTGAGTTACTCGATAAACTCGGGTTGCGTCAGGCCGAGAGCGGGATGGCCCACTCCGTCGAAGAAGCGTTGACGATCGCCGCAGAGATTACCTATCCCGTGATGGTGCGGCCGTCGTATGTGCTCGGCGGACGCTCGATGCAGATCGTGTATGACGAAGCGGGATTGCTCCACTACATGAACACGGCGGTCAAAGCATCGGAGAAACATCCGGTGTTGATCGATAAATACTTGCGCGATGCCATCGAAATCGACGCGGACGCCATTTCCGACGGCACGACCGTGGTCGTCGCCGGCATCATGGAGCACATCGAGGAAGCGGGCGTTCACTCGGGCGACTCGGCCTGTTCGCTGCCTCCCTACACGCTGGATGCGACGATCATCGAAGAGATCCGGCGGCAAATGACGGCGCTCGCCTTGGAACTCGGTGTCATCGGTCTCATGAATGCACAATTCGCCGTGAAGGACCGGACGATTTATGTCCTGGAGGTCAACCCGCGCGGCTCACGGACCGTGCCGTTCGTCAGCAAGGCGATCGGCATCCCGCTCGCCAAATTAGCGATGAAGGTCATGGTCGGCAAGTCGCTACAGCAGCTGAACTTCACCACCGCTCCGACGCCGACACATCTCTCAGTGAAGGAAGCCGTGTTCCCATTCACGAAGTTCGCAGGCGTGGATGTGCTCCTGGGCCCAGAAATGAAATCCACCGGGGAAGTCATGGGGATCGACAGCGACTTCGGGTGGGCTTTTGTCAAATCCCAGGCCGGCGCCGGTGCCATTCTGCCGACCTCCGGCACCGCCTTCCTCAGCGTGAAGAGCGAAGACCGGGCAGGGGCCTTCGATGTCGCGCGGCGGCTCGTGGCGCTGGGCTTCCGTATCACGGCCACATCGGGCACTGCGCTGTACCTGAGCGAACAAGGCCTGTGCGTGGACGTGGTGAACAAGGTCCAGGAAGGACGGCCGCACATCGTCGATCATATCAAGAACGGCGAGGTGGCATTGGTGGTCAATACAGTGCGTACCGCTTCGGCTCAGACCGATTCACTGTCCATTCGACGCGAGGCCCTGCACAAGGGCGTGCCGTACTACACCACGATGCGCGGAGCCCTGGCTGCGGTCATGGGGATCGAAGCCTTATTGAAAAAGGGGCTTGCCATTCGAGCGTTGCAGGAGTATCACCGGGTGCATTGA
- a CDS encoding M48 family metallopeptidase — protein sequence MMHPSGRHSIDTLLDTPMGRRAALALGVRAAYLLSTTLGLGAASGLMQSLAGCQRAPGTAREQFIYISEEKEMAMGLSAFREVLRQAPLSDNPELNEMVHRVGNRIAKAANKPEYQWEFAVIQDDRTINAFALPGGKVAVFTGILKVTKTEDGLATVMGHEVAHALQRHGAERMSRSVLEQIGQLAALGAGAAAGRPDAAMAAMTVYGVGVSLPFDRRQESEADFIGLRLMAEAGYDPREAVAFWERMSGCPRAMINKLCFRSQQAIPEFLSTHPSDVTRINQIEAWIPDAMKHYHPAGKVPAIPSGPIQPYRPPVGPMPEAPLPTG from the coding sequence ATGATGCATCCATCAGGCCGACATTCAATCGACACCCTACTCGACACCCCGATGGGAAGACGGGCGGCCCTGGCGCTGGGAGTCCGCGCCGCCTATCTCCTTTCGACGACGTTGGGGCTCGGTGCGGCGTCAGGCCTGATGCAATCGCTCGCGGGTTGCCAGCGGGCGCCCGGCACCGCGCGGGAACAGTTCATCTATATTTCGGAAGAAAAAGAAATGGCGATGGGCCTCTCGGCCTTTCGAGAAGTGCTCCGGCAGGCTCCCTTGAGCGACAATCCGGAGCTCAACGAAATGGTGCATCGGGTCGGGAATCGCATCGCCAAGGCGGCAAATAAGCCTGAGTATCAGTGGGAGTTCGCGGTTATTCAGGACGATCGCACGATCAACGCCTTCGCGCTTCCCGGCGGCAAGGTGGCGGTGTTCACCGGAATTTTGAAGGTCACGAAAACTGAAGACGGGTTGGCGACCGTCATGGGCCATGAGGTCGCGCATGCCCTGCAGCGCCATGGAGCGGAACGGATGAGTCGCAGCGTGCTCGAACAGATCGGACAATTGGCGGCCTTGGGCGCCGGCGCGGCCGCGGGTCGCCCGGATGCGGCCATGGCGGCCATGACCGTCTACGGTGTCGGAGTGTCGTTGCCCTTCGACCGCCGGCAGGAATCGGAAGCGGATTTCATCGGCCTGCGCTTGATGGCCGAAGCCGGGTACGACCCGCGCGAAGCGGTCGCCTTCTGGGAACGGATGAGCGGCTGTCCGCGCGCCATGATCAATAAACTCTGTTTCCGCTCGCAGCAGGCCATTCCGGAATTTCTCTCGACCCATCCGTCCGATGTGACTCGTATCAATCAGATCGAGGCCTGGATCCCGGACGCCATGAAACACTATCATCCCGCAGGAAAGGTCCCGGCGATCCCGTCCGGACCGATCCAACCCTACCGGCCACCGGTGGGGCCCATGCCCGAGGCGCCTCTGCCGACCGGCTAA